One genomic region from Streptomyces sp. NBC_01431 encodes:
- a CDS encoding hydrolase: protein MFGARSSGRSRRRAAGVLTALGALVAAGGAAAQAATAPAAPAAATQHRVLFDNSKAETAGNADWIISTSQPDPLGQNPSPSAETDWTGALSSWGVALQKTGDYALKTLPSGNTITYGTSSPLDLKNFDTFVLPEPNVLLSASEKTAVMQFVKNGGGLFLISDHTGSDRNNDGADAVQVINDLMSNNSVNSNDPFGFSVDSLNIATDNPRATGDGTDPVLNGSFGKVTGSIIRNGTTATLKPADNPAAKGEVYRTGYSGNTGAFFATSTFGSGRIAFWGDSSPIDDGTGQSGNTLYDGWNDPAGTDAALALNATAWLSGAGGSGGSPSPSPSPCTSAQLLANPGFESGSSGWTATSGIINTSSTEPAHSGAYKAWLGGKGTAHTDTLAQTVTIPAGCNASLGFQLHIDTAETTTSTAYDSLKVQVLGSGGTVLATLGTYSNLNAASGYAPRTFDLGAYAGQTVTLKFTATEGSKLQTSFVVDDTSLTVS from the coding sequence ATGTTCGGAGCCAGAAGTTCCGGCCGATCGCGCCGGCGGGCCGCCGGTGTGCTCACCGCTCTCGGCGCGCTGGTCGCCGCCGGGGGCGCCGCCGCCCAGGCCGCCACCGCTCCCGCCGCTCCCGCGGCCGCCACCCAGCACCGCGTGCTGTTCGACAACTCCAAGGCGGAGACCGCCGGCAACGCCGACTGGATCATCAGCACCAGCCAGCCGGACCCGCTGGGCCAGAACCCGTCGCCCTCGGCCGAGACGGACTGGACCGGGGCGCTGTCCTCGTGGGGCGTGGCGCTGCAGAAGACCGGCGACTACGCGCTGAAGACGCTGCCGTCGGGCAACACCATCACCTACGGCACGTCGTCGCCGCTCGATCTGAAGAACTTCGACACGTTCGTACTGCCGGAGCCCAACGTGCTGCTCAGCGCGTCGGAGAAGACCGCCGTCATGCAGTTCGTCAAGAACGGCGGCGGTCTCTTCCTCATCTCCGACCACACCGGTTCGGACCGCAACAACGACGGTGCGGACGCGGTGCAGGTCATCAACGACCTGATGTCCAACAACAGCGTGAACAGCAACGACCCGTTCGGTTTCTCGGTGGACTCGCTCAACATCGCCACCGACAACCCGAGGGCCACGGGCGATGGCACCGACCCGGTCCTGAACGGCTCGTTCGGGAAGGTGACCGGAAGCATCATCCGCAACGGCACCACCGCCACGCTCAAGCCCGCCGACAACCCGGCCGCCAAGGGCGAGGTCTACCGCACCGGTTACTCGGGCAACACCGGCGCCTTCTTCGCCACCAGCACCTTCGGCAGCGGCCGTATCGCGTTCTGGGGTGACAGCTCACCCATCGACGACGGCACCGGCCAGTCGGGCAACACGCTGTACGACGGCTGGAACGACCCGGCGGGTACGGACGCCGCGCTCGCACTCAACGCCACTGCTTGGCTGTCGGGCGCCGGCGGCAGTGGCGGCAGCCCCTCTCCGTCGCCGTCGCCGTGCACGAGCGCCCAGCTGCTCGCCAACCCCGGCTTCGAGTCCGGCAGTTCGGGCTGGACGGCGACCAGCGGCATCATCAACACCAGCAGCACCGAGCCCGCGCACTCCGGCGCGTACAAGGCCTGGCTCGGCGGCAAGGGCACCGCGCACACCGACACCCTGGCGCAGACGGTGACGATCCCGGCGGGCTGCAACGCCTCGCTCGGCTTCCAGCTGCACATCGACACGGCCGAGACGACGACGAGCACGGCGTACGACAGCCTCAAGGTCCAGGTGCTGGGCAGCGGCGGTACGGTCCTCGCCACGCTCGGCACGTACTCCAACCTGAACGCGGCGAGCGGCTACGCCCCGCGCACGTTCGACCTCGGCGCCTACGCCGGGCAGACGGTGACCCTCAAGTTCACCGCCACCGAGGGATCCAAGCTCCAGACGTCGTTCGTCGTGGACGACACCTCGCTCACGGTGAGCTGA
- a CDS encoding alpha/beta fold hydrolase, translated as MATGTRLRPVGDQDVRLRHTVVHGYRRAYRIAGEGPPVVLIHGIGDSSATWAELIPGLARRYTVLAPDLLGHGASDKPRADYSVAAYANGIRDLLGVLGIERATLVGHSLGGGVAMQFAYQFPEHADRLVLVGTGGVGREVNPVLRAAALPGADLLLATLSWPGMRLSTRLAIELLRLLGTDLGQDAPDLLNLVDALPDATSRNAFIRTLRAVVDWRGQVVTMLDRCYLTQGVPTMLIWGSRDSVVPEVHAHRAHAAMPGSRLEIFEGAGHFPFHADPARFLALVEDFVETTRPADWSAQRWHDLLHTGRSATTAADPDPVYEAVVERELRVESERSAT; from the coding sequence ATGGCTACTGGCACCAGGCTGCGCCCAGTGGGCGACCAGGACGTGCGACTGCGCCACACGGTGGTGCACGGGTACCGCCGGGCGTACCGGATCGCGGGAGAGGGGCCGCCCGTGGTGCTGATCCACGGCATAGGCGACTCGTCGGCCACCTGGGCCGAACTGATCCCCGGCCTGGCCCGCCGCTACACCGTCCTCGCGCCCGACCTGCTCGGCCACGGCGCTTCGGACAAACCGCGCGCCGACTACTCGGTGGCCGCCTACGCCAACGGAATCCGCGACCTGCTCGGCGTCCTCGGCATCGAGCGGGCCACCCTGGTCGGGCACTCGCTCGGCGGCGGCGTGGCCATGCAGTTCGCCTACCAGTTCCCCGAGCACGCCGACCGGCTCGTCCTGGTCGGCACGGGCGGCGTGGGCCGCGAGGTCAACCCGGTACTGCGCGCCGCGGCCCTGCCCGGCGCCGACCTGCTGCTCGCCACGCTCTCCTGGCCCGGCATGCGGCTGTCGACCCGGCTCGCCATCGAGCTGTTGCGGCTGCTCGGGACCGACCTCGGCCAGGACGCGCCCGACCTGCTCAACCTCGTGGACGCGCTGCCCGACGCCACGTCCCGCAACGCCTTCATCCGCACCCTGCGCGCCGTGGTCGACTGGCGCGGCCAGGTCGTCACCATGCTCGACCGCTGCTACCTCACCCAGGGCGTGCCCACGATGCTGATCTGGGGCTCGCGCGACAGCGTCGTGCCCGAAGTCCACGCCCACCGGGCGCACGCCGCCATGCCGGGCAGCCGCCTGGAGATCTTCGAAGGGGCCGGACACTTCCCCTTCCACGCCGATCCGGCCCGCTTCCTTGCCCTGGTGGAGGACTTCGTGGAAACCACCCGGCCCGCCGACTGGAGCGCCCAGCGGTGGCACGACCTGCTGCACACCGGCCGCTCGGCCACCACGGCGGCCGACCCCGACCCTGTCTACGAGGCGGTCGTGGAGCGGGAGTTGAGGGTGGAGAGCGAACGGAGCGCCACGTAG
- a CDS encoding GNAT family N-acetyltransferase, whose product MLSISTATTATTSYVTSIADSEEQIRAAQRLRHRVFGEEMGATLPTTLPGHDIDAFDSIADHLIVTDTSTGDVVGTYRLLPPGRAQRSYSEGEFDLTALAGLRPSMIETGRSCVHPDHRSGAVINLMWSALARYVLLSGHRHLAGCASVPLHDGGAAASSAWLLGNAKHSSPPELRVHPRRPWMPAGPAGGRPSYADLPPLLRGYFRLGAWMCGAPAYDPDFDVADFFVLLDMDRLSDRHRRYFLGDTR is encoded by the coding sequence ATGCTCTCGATATCCACCGCAACCACGGCCACCACCTCCTACGTCACCTCCATCGCGGACAGCGAGGAGCAGATCCGGGCCGCTCAGCGGCTGCGTCACCGCGTGTTCGGCGAGGAGATGGGAGCCACCCTCCCCACGACGCTGCCCGGCCACGACATCGACGCCTTCGACTCGATCGCCGACCACCTGATCGTCACCGACACCTCGACCGGCGATGTGGTCGGCACCTATCGGCTGCTTCCTCCCGGCCGCGCCCAACGTTCCTACTCCGAGGGCGAGTTCGACCTCACGGCACTCGCCGGTCTGCGGCCGTCGATGATCGAGACGGGGCGGTCCTGTGTGCACCCCGACCACCGCTCGGGCGCCGTCATCAACCTGATGTGGTCCGCGCTCGCCCGCTACGTCCTGCTGTCCGGCCACCGCCATCTCGCGGGCTGCGCGTCCGTACCGCTCCATGACGGCGGCGCGGCCGCCTCCAGCGCGTGGCTGCTCGGCAATGCCAAGCACTCCTCGCCGCCCGAGTTGCGGGTGCACCCGCGGCGCCCCTGGATGCCCGCCGGGCCGGCCGGCGGCCGCCCGAGCTACGCCGACCTGCCGCCGCTGCTGCGCGGCTACTTCCGCCTCGGTGCCTGGATGTGCGGGGCACCCGCCTACGACCCCGACTTCGACGTCGCCGACTTCTTCGTGCTGCTCGACATGGACCGGCTCAGCGACCGCCACCGCCGCTACTTCCTCGGGGACACCCGGTGA